From the genome of Rana temporaria chromosome 8, aRanTem1.1, whole genome shotgun sequence:
CCACAAGATCGTCAGAGATGAAGAATTTTATCACAAAAAGGGGGGTAAATCATGGACATGTGCCCCAAATGTGTGTCATGGTGCCAGGGGCCTGTTAGCATCTCCAGCACGTGCCTGGTacgttaaaaatgtatgtaggatAGAAGGGCATTGATACCACCTAGTCAAATCTGACAATATTATGTGATTTCCTATgactgtcagctccatctagtggccatatggTGGTATTAATACCACAGTGCcagatttttgccactagatggagccgatgatccaAAATTTGTCATGATTGCATGTCACATTCTTtcaacaattaataaaaaaatagacccctaagtgtttgtgaaatactTCCATCTGTAAAAAGATTGTTGTAGCCCCCTGGTCCTAAACTGGGGTTGAGTTATATTGCAACTAGGTTaagttatatttatttttcttccagcCAGCCCAGTAGGAGGTTCTTGGCCACtgatgcattctgggagaggataAACATTGGGGCTGGGCCATGTGGTCACTCTTTTGCCTCAGGCCCTCCTCACCTGGGGATGTGCTGCTGAAGTGAGCTCTGCAAGTAGACCCAGAAGACTGTCCGGGGCCTACTAATCCTGGAGGTGGTCCTTAGGCTGTCTTGCCTGGTGTGTAAGAAGCCAAATAAAGAGGATCCAGGGGAGGACCCTTGCTGGAGAGAGCCAGGATGCAGGCTGGTCTCTCCAGGAGGGCCTGGTGACTCGTTTGAAGGGCATACCTACAAATAAAACGTGCTTGCAGTGCTGCCGGGTCTGACACAGTGAAGCTGAATCTCGTTCTACAATCTGAAAACGTGTTTGCAGTATCGCTGGATCGGCTTAAAGGTTTTGGTACTGTGAAGCTGTACTGTTTCTGGATCCAAGGAGTCTGTAAGTGATCTGCTCCTGGTATCCGagacccccatccctctctcctaCTACCTCCTTCCAAGTTCTTCATTAAAGCTTTGAAAATATCAAAAGTGACTGGCACCCAATTTCTGCTCTAAACTCCCCATTATAGTCATGGACTCATCCCTAGGGTACATGCTAGCTCGCCCCCTGCCTCTGGAGGTGACACCTTACCTTCAGTAGACCCAGGAGGTGCTACATTGTGATACAGAATTATGGACAACAGATGGAGAcaatgatcataggaaatcactgagtTATATAAAATATGGACAATATTCGTCACGGCTCGGCAAACCTGTGCCACCTTCCATCAACTATTTGTTTTCTTATTCATAATAGACCTCTAAGTCTccacaccacaaaatgtactcagccaatgagaggtaatgactcaatttttattttaaaaaggccTAGAGGACCGCCTATTAAGTGGTGGGTCAACGTgtttcgtcctggaagacgacttgagaaaatagACCTCTAAGTCTCCATacaacaaaatgtactcagccaatgagagggaatgacttaatttttatttttctcctgctatcaatggccaacacggtacaacacttcatccatgtctttggtgatctctgatctccttatgaagtgtttcttacatgatgaagatcagccatggagtatatctgaggtgtatatcagggtgtgcttcttccccacatgtccagcaacattcatatacaagacatttcccgcactcactaatacacctcgagggttgtgtgggacccctgatgtacaggaagacaggacttcagtgaggaacaattccctcactcaggacagggaagTGGCTTTACCACCATGTGCAGTCTCTTGTGTGTGTTAAGACTGGACCActgcgaaaaacatttcccgcactcagaacaggaaaaaggcttctcccccgtgtgagatctctgatgtgtggtaagattggacttcactgaaaaacatttcccacactcaggacaggaatacggcttctcccccgtgtgagatctctgatgtatggaaagattggacttctgcgaaaaacatttcccgcactcattacaggaatacggtttctcccccgtgtgcaatctttgatgtgtggaaagaaaggacttctctgaaaaacatttcccgcactcattacaggaaaatggcttcttaTCCATGTGCGATTTCTGATGTTTTTGAAGAAGGGACTTATCTGAAtgacattttccgcactcaggacaggaatacggcttctcccccgtgtgagatctctgatgtctttgAAGATtgaacttctgtgaaaaacatttgccgcactcaggacaggaatacggcttctcccccgtgtgtattctctgatgttggacaagttctgatttatttaaaaataattttccacactcagcacaggaatgtgaCTCCGCCCCCGTGTGATACCTCTGCTGTGTGACAAGATCTGATTTCTCTACAAAACCTTTCCCACACAAATTTagctgatgtttgtaaagactgcACTTCctagaaaaacatttcccacactcaggacaggaatacggcttctcccccgtgtgagttctctgatgtaAGCGAAGACCGgacttttgtgaaaaacatttcccgcaggcagaacaggaaaatggcctctcccccgtgtgagatctctcatGTCTGACAAGATctgctttttttaaaaagcatttcccgcactcagaacaggaatgcgacttctccccTGTATGAGTTCTTTTATGCTCATTTAGGTTGCGTCTCGATGTGAAatgtttcccacactcaggacaagaatgcGGCTTCACCCCTGTGTGATACCGCTGATGTCTGAcaagtaatgttttttttaaaaagcatttcccgcactcaggacagaaatacggcttctcccctgtatgAGTTCTTTTATGCTCATTTAGGTTGCGTCTCGATGTGAAatgtttcccacactcaggacaagaatgcGGCTTCACCCCTGTGTGAGACCTTTGGTGTCTGTTGAGATCGGATTTCACTGAAAAAaaattcccgcactcagaacaaaaATATggtttttcccccgtgtgagatctctgatgtctaaaAAGATgagacttctttgaaaaacatttcccgcactcaagacaagaatacggcttctcaccagtGTGAGATCTTATATGAAGATCAAGACTGATTTTAAaactgaaacacttcccgcactcaggacaggaatacggcttctctcccgtgtgagatcttttatgcacattaagatcATATTTAGAAAGGAAATACTTCCCGCACTCCAGACAGAAAAACCTCTTATGTGTTGGAAGgatggcaccgtcccgcacagtctgaggttcctcaggataagaggaatatgatggtccggcaccgtcccgcacagtctgaggttcctcgggataagaggaatacgatggtccatctacactgtgtggtgccggatggacatttgaggtagtcgggttttctcctggactatactgtgtgatgtcctcatcttctactttacagtctggagacaaagtgagacaatcctctgaggttttcctcatctcccgtccatctactaaaatagaaatacaaagattatccaagagaaatacaggaatacaggatggggaacacagctcaggaaagtgaccaggggattacaggctgatatcacccagtccccgccccctactctggaccaatcagtgagcagtatgggtggaggaatggatttagtgttaatgacccacctgtgctgatctctgtaggagtgtcctcctctataaatgtccccgttattccatcctcctcgatagactgctgatcatccctcacatacgtctcttcttcttcttctgatttcacctcaaattctatatcgattggatctccactctaaaccaagagaatgagagagaatatcatctgtaagatataaacttacatacaaaatccacacatcatctccaccagtccatgttctagatgctccgccccaccgaccttgtaacagtgggggatggtgtgaccttcctgtgtggaatcccgggaatacagaggacggggacatctctctggtgggtttctgtagctggatgactcctccATGGTGTCCtgatacagatctttgtgttcttcctccatcaccccatcctcatcatcctcctcctttatctcttctttaacctcaactttaggatctctcaggtttccactctgaatatagaataaaaatgacatcaatggtaacaatgcagataatgtacagatcctaattaGAGTTGGGTGAAAGGTTTGGCCTGAACATCACCTGTTCGCCGTTTTGGTGAACACCCGAGTTtgggctgcacagtgcattctaagctctgattgggcaaagctttctcCAATCAGGacacagtgaatagctggttgttaaggatgctgtGGCCGGCTTCCCaaccccactccttaacaactgacgagtcatcagctgtcagtgggcttctctgctgacagctgaagaaaaaaaaaacattaccggTGCCTCGTCCAGCTAGTTTCCCTATCAATATGGTTCCctgcttgactgcgcaggcgcagacgAAGCCCATGGAAATCTCTGAACCTGATCAGGTgtacacggcgcatgcgcggctcggggcggcatccaggctcattccttaccatcccAGTGaacttggaggatgttaaaaaaaagagccaggaggccaagcgagcgcagcgagccgtccgagcgatgCAAGCTGATCAGGTTTGGTGATTTCCGTCGGCTCGGATTGCGCAGTCAAAGGGGCAAACCATATtgataggaggaaccatatcaGCAGATCACCgacaataaaaagtgaaaaaaaatccccccccctccataccagGTCCAGCATGCATCGATCGGTGATGTCACAATGGGGTGGGGCCACCAGGTGACCTTGCCAGGTGGCTCCGCCCCTTAcctataagaactgtcaaacggtAGGCGGTCAGCCTTCATGGACGTCAGAGCgtttttttggtggtggtggCGGTGGGCAGCGGCTCTACAtcaagggacatattttttttaataaaggactgaaCCTGTCtacaattttaatttatttttgacacttttttaggtgaatgggtaggggctcAATGTACTCCATACCCgttcacattggggggggggggggctgggatctggggacccccttgtaAAAGGGGACTTTCAGATTTCAGTAagcccccctgcccacagaccctaacaaccacagcccagggttgtggggaaaagacccttgtccccatcaacatgctcCAAAGCACCCCGCCGTGTTGAGGCCTGGTATGGTGCTAGCttgtcccccccctttcctggtctGCCAGGCGGCattctcagataagggtctggtatggatttaagggGTGACCCCATActgtgttttaaaattttggcgtgtggttccccttaaaatccataccagacccgattaTAGACCCCAATAATCAATACAAGGTCTCAGTTCTCCACTCTTCTTTTTCCAGCACCAGCAGGAGACGAGGATTTGGGGATGAACCCTTGAGAAAGTGCTCCTCCATGACTTTATTCTCCCAGACCGCTAAAGGTTAAACCCGGCCACGAGGAGGCAAACTACCGGCTTgacctttgtcaaagacatcgcCAAATTTGCAGTACTCCTCTGGCAGGAAGGTGAGTGAAGAGGTTCACAAGACCTTAGCCACTTTGCGAAAACATGTTTTACTGCATTGTGGTGACCTGGAAAGAACCTCAGCATGAAGCCAATCAAAAGAAGGGTTGCGCCCCTGTAACCAATGATCACCAGATAATGAGGAGAGGAAATAACAACATGAAATTGGATTATCTTATGGTGAAGAGCCCCTACAGCCATGGTCATCGGAGCAGTCTCACGAGTCACATAGGCAGGCTGTAGAGGTCTCCCTAGCAAGTGGAGTGGCCCAAAGCTGCAGCGGAATCGAGTGATTAGACACAAAGGCACTATCTATAAACAGGCCTGCAGCCCCGGAGTCAATTAGGGCCTGTGTCTCGATGGACGACTCAGACCAAGAAAGAATAACCATAACCAGGGGCTTATTCTTCTGAATAACTGGAGACGTAACAACGGCACCCAAGGTCTGtcccctagagcagtgtttcccaactccagtcctcaaggcacaccaacaggtcatgttttcaggctttccattattttgcacaggtgatttgatcagtttcactgccttagtaattaccatagCTGTttcatctcaggccccgtactcacgaccaaacatgtctgctgaaactggtccgcagaccagtttcagcagacatgtttggccgtgtgttggcccgagcggaccattttgggacggatcggacaggtttccagcggacaactgtttcccggacttgttttaaaacagtccgctggaaacctgtccgcccggacatgtacggtcgtctgtacagacctaccgtacatgtcctgccgcccgcatccctcgcatgcgtcgaatgacttcgacgcatgcgtggaagcatatttaaggcggcccgcccacgtcgccgcgtcattgtcgcggcgacaccgcgtcatcgacgcggcgacaccgcggacacgccccgcgtaatgtttacgcgcgggcttctgttcgatggtgtgtatagccatcgaacagaagtccccgggcagtccccggccagacatgtccgatggaaacggtctgcagaccgttttcatcggacatgtcctgccgtgagtacaaggcctaaggcaaatcctgaaaacatgacctgttggtgtgccttgaggactggagttgggaaacactgccctagaggaCCTCAGGTTTGGGTAATACAGGACTTCAAAAAGCGACctgcctggccacaataaaaggcacaatctctccctcctcctaaagGCCCTCTCCTCCACTGAGAGAGACGCGTGAAGCCCAACTGCATGGGTTCCACCTCTCTGGCAGACTCAgtaccaggaggcatgggaggtgaGGGAGGAAAGGGTGTGACTGCCAAGCTCAGAGCCAAACATACAGGAGGCTTCCGCAAGCTCTCCTTAAAGGGAGGTCTCTCGGAGTCTGGAGTCAATCAGAATGGCAAACTTGATCAACTTCTCCAGATCTGTAGGTATGTATCGGGCTGCTATCTCATCTTTGATGTTATCTGAGGGACCATGAAAAAAAATCTGCCatgagggcctcattgttccaagcaAAGTATGGAATTCAATAGTGTAAACTGCAAAAGTTCTCGTACTCCGTTTGATCGACGTGAGGCTCCTGTCAGCATAAGTGGAGTGAGCGGGAGCATCAAATACCCTTTTAAAGGAAGCCacaagctgaagtggttaaaaactattgtttttagaAACattttgatacatgtccccaaagGGCAGTATCTGGACACCCTAACCTGTTTTTATGGcacataacttgcatataagccttcaaaatggggactcttTCTCATGGTCAGCTCCCATAGACCTGTTGGGCGGgagttctgctgcgaactgaacaggggggtgttcggcccatctctaatcctaatgatactatcagtgattgtttctcatttacctgatgatggtgggggatggtgtgaccttcctgtgtggaatcccgggaatacagaggacggggacatctctctggtgggttcctggtattaggtggctccatcatatccttgtgtccttctgaaaactcctccatcactccatactcctcatcctcctctttatactcttctttaacatcaatattatcatccccgaggtttccactctgaatatagaataaaaatgacatcaatggtaacaatgcagataatgtacagatcctaatgatactatcagtgattgttcctcatctacctgatgatggtgggggatggtgtgaccttcctgtgtggaatcccaggaatacagaggacggggacatctctctggtgggttcccattactggatccatctgtaggaaacacacacactgactgaatacattgtttctatgtgtttatcagatgatgggggatctaggtggagcctccgtactgctctctcctttacaataaagtctcctcttacccggtgatgtgaggggcggctgattgtccatcatgacgtccttgtagagatccttgtgtccttctaaatactcctacatagggaaatagacagtgacatcacctgatacttacaaagataaagtcatcatccagacacaccccttgggtTGAACCTTCAaagacatcaggaatagttatttcctcctccataaagtTAATGAGATCAAACACACAttttgtaaaccccccccccccctttaaaataaagcCCCCATCCAGTAATATTATACTGTATAATACGCTAGctaacctcccaactttttgagatgggaatgagggacacctatcggcaaaaATATGCAAGCAcaggacacaccccttaccacgcccccttaaaggagaattgtacaaaaaaaacaagattggttaaacccacaagtgcttttttcaccactactattgatttatattggcttttaaaacttACAagggcagcaatttagaaatcagacgaaagttttagtgctgggaaacgctttttgatagataaaaagtgcattgtatatacaactctatagatcagaccaaaacaaGGGACAAATgatgaggaatgagggacattgctccaaatcagggacagtccctggaaatcagggacagttgggagccttGTGTTGGTATAAACTGAAAAGGtgaaattgatggaacagtgacacatctccaaaatgaagGAAATGTTCCGGCCCTGTTTGTGGGGAAATGTTttgcccctgaaggggttaatctaggtttccacactatatatgtgtgtatcatcatctgctggagataaaagacgtcacagtgactatggaggaagaggacggacatgacggggttactgggtgtaaatagaagataagatcttattacctcctctgctgccgattaCAGCtttgtctcctcactacttcttcccgactcacctctcacccggaacagCCTATTTATAAcccgacatcacttcctgtctgtctctgacatcacttcctgtcttctatAGATACTTCCTGTCTTGGCAGAAATTAGATttccatcttgtggagctcagaggaactgcagccccgagaaacatctcgtagtgtgaccacggccttgtgctgtgtgtgtatgtactgtatatccttagaTGGAGACaactccactcccaccaaggaggATAGAAATAAATACCTCTCATCTCTCATACCCCTCTTTGGTTGAATCCCTCTCTTATACACTGTTATACTCTCCCGGATCTTCAGGCCCGGgccaaatataaaagaaaaacctTGAAGCATATAGCTGGAAGCACTGGTCTACTACCTTCCATACCCTTAGATCCACATTTATTTCAGATACCTTCAGGTTTCCCATGCCTTCAGTTGTAAATTTTCAGGGCACCAATTGTCTCTCTCAAATTCTGAGCTGGAGGCTATCCTTAGATACGGTTGCCCCCTCAtctctttaaacctgaacacgtatgaattacacaggttctgacgctaatttaatgcagataaggcaccaagtgagtttaattaccaccctaatcagccacagaacccgtgtaattaatatgtatttgggtttaaagggatgaggtggcaacccttaggccggaatcacactagtgcggtgcgaatttcagctctcttatctctgcagagagataagagaagtgttcagcagattagcaacattttagatgcgaatttggagacctgggagaagttacgggtgagaggagagtgggggagaagtgtattgagctgaatgagagaaattcctgaagagaactgaacacatctgcgaattcagctgcgtacccatagaagataatgggactgaattcgc
Proteins encoded in this window:
- the LOC120909734 gene encoding zinc finger protein OZF-like — its product is QTVRDGAGPSYSSYPEEPQTVRDGAILPTHKRFFCLECGKYFLSKYDLNVHKRSHTGEKPYSCPECGKCFSFKISLDLHIRSHTGEKPYSCLECGKCFSKKSHLFRHQRSHTGEKPYFCSECGNFFSVKSDLNRHQRSHTGVKPHSCPECGKHFTSRRNLNEHKRTHTGEKPYFCPECGKCFLKKTLLVRHQRYHTGVKPHSCPECGKHFTSRRNLNEHKRTHTGEKSHSCSECGKCFLKKADLVRHERSHTGERPFSCSACGKCFSQKSGLRLHQRTHTGEKPYSCPECGKCFSRKCSLYKHQLNLCGKGFVEKSDLVTQQRYHTGAESHSCAECGKLFLNKSELVQHQRIHTGEKPYSCPECGKCFSQKFNLQRHQRSHTGEKPYSCPECGKCHSDKSLLQKHQKSHMDKKPFSCNECGKCFSEKSFLSTHQRLHTGEKPYSCNECGKCFSQKSNLSIHQRSHTGEKPYSCPECGKCFSVKSNLTTHQRSHTGEKPFSCSECGKCFSQWSSLNTHKRLHMVVKPLPCPE